In Cytobacillus oceanisediminis, the following proteins share a genomic window:
- a CDS encoding DUF3231 family protein, giving the protein MNIQKMIRSVVMGILSGNPQDEPMHYGEVVSTWTHLLTNNGMIAGYQSFFNHSGDQDLKKLIEEAIQGLKNENNQLQDLLKTNGIGLPPAPPDRPNANLESIPVGARFTDPEISASISKDTAAGLVTCSQVMGQSIREDIAMMYGQFHMAKAQFGLKILKLNKEKGWLIPPPLHYNESKDC; this is encoded by the coding sequence ATGAATATTCAAAAAATGATAAGGAGTGTAGTTATGGGAATATTAAGTGGTAACCCCCAGGATGAACCCATGCATTATGGTGAGGTAGTTTCGACTTGGACTCATCTTTTGACTAATAACGGCATGATTGCAGGATATCAGTCTTTTTTTAACCATTCTGGTGATCAAGACTTAAAAAAACTCATTGAAGAAGCGATACAAGGTTTAAAAAACGAGAATAATCAATTGCAAGACTTATTAAAAACAAATGGAATTGGACTACCACCTGCTCCACCGGATCGCCCTAATGCAAATCTTGAAAGTATCCCGGTAGGAGCCAGATTTACTGATCCAGAAATTAGCGCATCAATTTCAAAAGATACAGCTGCTGGATTAGTGACATGTAGTCAAGTAATGGGTCAAAGTATTCGAGAAGATATTGCCATGATGTATGGTCAGTTTCATATGGCAAAGGCACAATTCGGTTTAAAAATCTTAAAGCTTAACAAAGAAAAAGGATGGTTAATCCCCCCTCCTCTACACTACAATGAATCTAAGGATTGCTAA
- a CDS encoding cysteine hydrolase family protein, protein MHDNVPLIVIDVQSAFDDSSWGKRNNPCAERNIEKLIEYWNLNQRLVIYVKHLSKNKESLFYYKSETSEFKEMINPQPKDIVITKSVNSAFIGTNLEKILRKNNCPNIVITGLTTNHCVETTTRMAGNLGFNPFLVSDATATFDRQSFNGKTFNAEKIHEMTLANLHEEFAIIKKTEEILAML, encoded by the coding sequence CTGCATGATAACGTCCCGTTAATTGTGATCGATGTCCAAAGCGCTTTTGATGATTCCAGTTGGGGAAAGAGAAACAATCCATGTGCTGAAAGAAATATCGAAAAGCTAATAGAGTATTGGAATTTAAATCAAAGATTAGTCATCTATGTTAAACACTTGTCAAAAAATAAAGAATCTCTTTTTTATTATAAAAGCGAAACAAGTGAATTCAAGGAAATGATTAACCCACAGCCAAAGGATATTGTTATTACCAAAAGTGTTAATAGTGCGTTTATTGGTACAAACCTTGAAAAAATATTAAGGAAAAATAATTGCCCTAATATTGTTATAACAGGCTTGACGACTAACCACTGTGTGGAAACAACAACACGTATGGCTGGAAATCTCGGCTTTAATCCTTTTTTAGTTTCAGATGCGACGGCAACTTTTGATAGGCAGAGTTTCAATGGGAAAACATTTAATGCAGAAAAAATACATGAGATGACTTTAGCAAATCTGCATGAAGAATTTGCAATTATTAAAAAAACAGAAGAAATATTAGCAATGTTATAA
- a CDS encoding Lrp/AsnC family transcriptional regulator: protein MDEIDKRILVELQENARISVTELGKKIGLSTPATNERLKRLEEKEVIIGYRAVINPEKINKHVIAFILYDTKKCKEFRDFCIAHPSVIECHRLAGQFSYLVKVVTETVHTLEDFIDDSMVYGQPSSLINLSSPVKHKPIA from the coding sequence ATGGATGAAATTGACAAGAGAATTTTGGTTGAATTGCAAGAGAATGCACGCATATCGGTGACAGAGCTAGGAAAAAAAATTGGGCTATCCACACCGGCAACAAATGAGAGGTTAAAAAGATTAGAGGAAAAGGAAGTTATTATAGGGTATCGAGCTGTTATTAACCCGGAAAAAATAAACAAGCATGTTATTGCTTTTATACTTTATGACACAAAGAAATGTAAGGAGTTTAGAGATTTTTGCATTGCCCATCCAAGTGTAATAGAGTGTCATAGGCTAGCTGGACAATTCAGTTATTTAGTAAAGGTTGTAACAGAAACAGTTCACACTCTTGAGGACTTTATAGACGATTCAATGGTTTATGGACAACCCTCTTCATTAATAAACCTTTCATCACCGGTAAAACATAAACCTATAGCTTAG
- a CDS encoding DUF1272 domain-containing protein encodes MALEMRKSCEACEQSSSIETIAYICTHECTFCEPCTENMNYICPNCGGELVRRPKPSGTCPITTSR; translated from the coding sequence ATGGCATTAGAAATGAGAAAGTCTTGTGAAGCTTGTGAACAAAGCAGCTCAATAGAAACCATTGCTTATATTTGTACTCACGAATGTACTTTTTGTGAACCTTGCACAGAAAATATGAATTATATTTGTCCCAATTGCGGAGGGGAATTGGTTAGACGCCCTAAGCCTAGTGGAACGTGTCCCATTACTACTTCAAGATAA